The genomic stretch GTTTTGTTGGTTTACCACTGTGGAGGCGATGTCGATCTTGAAACGTTGTAGACTAGAGGGCATGTTAGCGAAATTCTTTTCAGGAAATTCTTATGAGTACAAGGGTATACATACTTCAAGATCTTCTCCTCCAGAGTACCGCGCGTCACGATACGGTATACGTTGACCACCTTCTTCTGACCGATACGATGCGCGCGGTCCATGGCCTGAATATCTTTCTGTGGGTTCCAGTCGTGTTCGACGAAGATGACAGTATCCGCACCGGTCAAGTTCAGACCCAGACCACCGACGCTAGTCGTGAGAAGCAAGACATCGTACGAGGGATCAGTGTTGAACTTGTTGACAATCTCCTGGCGCTTTGTAGCTTCGACACCACCATCCAGACGCATAAATTGCACCGATGGCAGAAGTTTCTCAAGCACATTGTGTTGTACCATGTCGAGCATCTCTTTCATCTGGCAGAAGACCAGAGCGCGATGTTGCGACACAGCTTCCGGTAGGTCGCCGTTGGCATTTGCGGACTTGTCGCTGACTACATCAGAGGCACCAATACCGCAGTCTACGAGGAGATCCTTGAGAGCGCCGAGCTTTGGTGCGTGCACAATATCGTCAATCGTAGTGTTGTTCTTCTTCAGATACTGCTGTGTAGGCTCGTAGGCTTTGTTGGAGGGGCCCTTGACGACGAGAGAAGGTGAGTTGCACAGCTTCTTCATGTACTGTAGAGCCTGGAAGATATGTTGCTTGCTCTCGCGGTCGGCGTTGCCGGCCTTGGACTGTATCTCCTTGCCCTGGCGTTTGGTGAAGTCATCGAAGAGGTTGCGCTGGAGCTCAGACAAGTCGCAGTAGTAGTTCTGCAGAATCTTTGGTGGGAGGTCGTCCAGTACCTCTTCCTTGAGACGACGGAGGAGGAAGGGAAGGACCTGTTTGTGCAGAGCTTCAATAGCTAGCGCACCTCGCTCTTGCTCCTTTGAAGAGCTCTTAGCAAACCTAGACGCAGCAATGGGCTTCGCGAAACGCTCCTGGAAGACCTTCTCAGTGCCAAGGAAGCCGGGCATCAAGAAGTCGAACAGAGACCACAGTTCGAGGACGTTGTTCTGAATAGGAGTACCAGAGAGGATGAGACGGTGGTTCGACTGGAATTGCTTGACAGCCTGGCTAGTCTTTGACTTGGAGTTCTTGATCAGATGGCCTTCATCCAGAACACAGTAGTTCCAATTGATTGGCTTGAGAATATCGGCATCGTTCCTGCAGATGTCGTAGGAAGTGATGACAATGTCTACCTTGTCAAGCTCGTTCCTGTGTTGACCGCGAATCGGTGGCGAGCCAACGTAGGCGACACAGCTGAGGAATGGCGCGTATTGGCGAATCTCCTGCTGCCAGTGACCGGACAGTGTGGGCGGGCACACGATGAGCGATGGTAGACGTCGGAAGTTTGGATCGCCTGACTTGGCAAATTCCGCGGCACGCATGTGATGGTCGCTAGCCACCATGCAAAGCGTTTGTAGTGTTTTGCCGAGACCCATGTCGTCGCAAAGAATACCGTGAAGGTTGTATCGGTTGAGGAAGGCCAACCAGTTGACACCATCTTGCTGGTAAGAACGGAGAGTCGCCTTGATGCCAACAGGGATCTCGAAAGGCTCTACCTTCTTCGCATCGAGCATCTGAGCGACAAACTTTCGTTCCCGATCCCGACCCTTTAGTAGGGACTCTGGCAGATCGGGCGGATCAGGAATACCAGACTCCAGTGGTACGAGCTTGACAAGCGTAGCGAAACTAGTAGTCGCTAGTAGTCGGACATCGTTGTCGGAATCGCTCATACGTCCGAGAACAGGGGTGATCAGGAAGATGACATATGGTAGGATGGCGTCTTCCATGACGTGTATTAAATGGTAAATGCACTCGATGGCTCCTTGGCGGGCATGCACATTTCCACCATCACTGATAGTCGGTAGTACGCTCTCGACGAGCATCGTTACACCCTGAACAGACATGACGCTGCATATTGTCGCGAAACACTTGGCAGCTGCATATCTCAGGACGTAGAGCTTGCTCTGCAAAGCCTTTGCGATGAGTGGGAGGAGTTCTTTTACAAAATTTCTGACGCTGGGGTGGAAGCTGCCAACAAGGGCGCGCAAAGTCGAGAGAGCGTCGACAACTTCCTGGCCAAAGACGCCGTCCTCGTTGAAGATGTGCGCAGGGAGTGTCGCCTCTGTGAAGGCTTCTTTGATTGGACGTTCGATCAAATCCTTCAAGATGGGCACCTTGTCGAAAATCTCAGCGCCGAAACTCGAGACGACTTGTTCAAGACCCTCGCGAGCGCCACGTTTGGTAATACGAGCAGCCCGTGACTCTTCTGCAAATCGAGCAGCATCCGGGTGGTCGCGTATGTCTTCGTCCTTCTTGAGTGTAAGAATACCCGTTTCGATGTGTGATTGCCCAGCGAATTCGGGAGTTTCGGCCGTCTCCATGCAATAGAACTTGACCAAGTTCCCGACAACTTTGTTGACGACACCAGTTCTCTTTGCGTTGACCAAGTAAACGATGTATCCAGCAACGGCAGCCGCAGAGCGCTTCTGTAACTCGGCATTCTCTTCCTTCTTGACACTGTCCATCATAGCCTTGATGGGTGGTGATGGCTTCTTCGGAGGAGAGTTGAGCGCTACAAGTGCTCCAGCGGCAGCAGCCTTGATACGCACGTCGCGCTCTTCCTTGATGTCTTTGGCTTCCTGTATGCTCGACTCGACTTCTTTGCGGGCTGTCTCTAGATTGGTCGCCGCAACCATACGCGAAGACGGCGTCATGGCCTTCTTAAGCTTCTCGTATTGTACGGTAACAAGCTTCTCGGCATCTGGGACTCCGAATGCATAATGGTTTGAATTCGGCATACCCTGCACAAGCGCAGCGATTTGTGGTAGGTTCTGTACGTGCGCTTCATGGAAGATGCTCAGCAGCGAGTTGCATTGCGTTCGAACAATCTGCAGCTTTGGCACGAGGTCCTCGTAGGCTGCAGGTCTCTCGCCTTCCACCATGGGCAATAGAGCTTGAACAAAAGACTCTGCCAACACATCCTTTGCGGCCAGATTCTTGCCAAACTCCTCAATAATGATACAAGCCGTCAACTGCGTCGAAGAATTTGTGGAAGATAGTGTTTTCAGGAGCCTTGGCTTGAATGCCTCAGCTCTTGACTCTTCAGGCCAAGCTCCCATTGCTTTGCCGAGAGCCTGTGCTGCAGAAGTCCTGGAGCGTATCATGACATCCGCCCCAATAAGTTCAAGGTCGCCAGAGATCATGTGTCCGTCGACATTGTGGGACTGGGTGGATGGTGTCGGTGTTGACATGTCATCCTTTCCGTGGCGAGACTTCTTTCTCCTCTTC from Pyrenophora tritici-repentis strain M4 chromosome 1, whole genome shotgun sequence encodes the following:
- a CDS encoding HepA, Superfamily II DNA-RNA helicase, SNF2 family, which encodes MSATRLDRLVTLLETGSTALIRNTAADQLADVQKQHPDELFNLLTRVIPYLRSKSWETRVAAAKAIGGIAANADKFDPNAHDQDESTKDVKSEPESNGHLKSEDSNGGPVKKEENGDAPLPPLAQGLDLATLDLPSILKFGKVLASLGTKEHDYKLAAMDPAERLEYQKSTLLKRLGFEGAWVEDLTPPQEAMPQTPGPKTPAIHRIDTNLPRSDNTNTASSPPLGTPNGGPGLSKRQQNALKRKAKKNAAGGANKVQVVDFNATSRKDSTSELGDTPARPHPIALKLEKSENGDEGDGLNDYFSLERNGGDDDAKFVKEFKGAPVPEKSSFQTEAEEAGLEWPFERVCSYLAVELFDYTWEVRHGAAMGLREILRIHGGGAGRRKGLSRTENDQLNQRWLNDLACRMICIFMLDRFADFTGDSAIAPIRETAGQALGSLLQFMSRDNVLATFQVLNRLIMHHDLPLDSSPLSAPWALCQGGMIGLRYLVAVRNDLLLEDGTLMDGVLAAVISGLSNSDDDVRAISAATLIPVAKEFIEMRPKALEGLMNVVWSCLSSLQDDLSASTGFIMDLLAKLCGFPQVLEAMQANARQDPAQSFHELVPRLFPFLRHTITSVRAAVLRALITFLNIQSETSEGWIDSKALQLIFQNILLERNEGVLRLSIQLWNAVVESLGSRLAALLEPVLDSIVPLTLTPIGVSRHPIPLNMSLLIKPSGQAMGPPPSTEPNRKSSPADGNEPAQKRRKKSRHGKDDMSTPTPSTQSHNVDGHMISGDLELIGADVMIRSRTSAAQALGKAMGAWPEESRAEAFKPRLLKTLSSTNSSTQLTACIIIEEFGKNLAAKDVLAESFVQALLPMVEGERPAAYEDLVPKLQIVRTQCNSLLSIFHEAHVQNLPQIAALVQGMPNSNHYAFGVPDAEKLVTVQYEKLKKAMTPSSRMVAATNLETARKEVESSIQEAKDIKEERDVRIKAAAAGALVALNSPPKKPSPPIKAMMDSVKKEENAELQKRSAAAVAGYIVYLVNAKRTGVVNKVVGNLVKFYCMETAETPEFAGQSHIETGILTLKKDEDIRDHPDAARFAEESRAARITKRGAREGLEQVVSSFGAEIFDKVPILKDLIERPIKEAFTEATLPAHIFNEDGVFGQEVVDALSTLRALVGSFHPSVRNFVKELLPLIAKALQSKLYVLRYAAAKCFATICSVMSVQGVTMLVESVLPTISDGGNVHARQGAIECIYHLIHVMEDAILPYVIFLITPVLGRMSDSDNDVRLLATTSFATLVKLVPLESGIPDPPDLPESLLKGRDRERKFVAQMLDAKKVEPFEIPVGIKATLRSYQQDGVNWLAFLNRYNLHGILCDDMGLGKTLQTLCMVASDHHMRAAEFAKSGDPNFRRLPSLIVCPPTLSGHWQQEIRQYAPFLSCVAYVGSPPIRGQHRNELDKVDIVITSYDICRNDADILKPINWNYCVLDEGHLIKNSKSKTSQAVKQFQSNHRLILSGTPIQNNVLELWSLFDFLMPGFLGTEKVFQERFAKPIAASRFAKSSSKEQERGALAIEALHKQVLPFLLRRLKEEVLDDLPPKILQNYYCDLSELQRNLFDDFTKRQGKEIQSKAGNADRESKQHIFQALQYMKKLCNSPSLVVKGPSNKAYEPTQQYLKKNNTTIDDIVHAPKLGALKDLLVDCGIGASDVVSDKSANANGDLPEAVSQHRALVFCQMKEMLDMVQHNVLEKLLPSVQFMRLDGGVEATKRQEIVNKFNTDPSYDVLLLTTSVGGLGLNLTGADTVIFVEHDWNPQKDIQAMDRAHRIGQKKVVNVYRIVTRGTLEEKILNLQRFKIDIASTVVNQQNAGLQSMQTDQILDLFNVSADSNDPAALPAPPSNAKDDRTGIDENDAVDATGALREKGKKGFLDELGELWDEKQYDEEFDLDGFLGKMKA